One segment of Antennarius striatus isolate MH-2024 chromosome 5, ASM4005453v1, whole genome shotgun sequence DNA contains the following:
- the snrpc gene encoding U1 small nuclear ribonucleoprotein C, translating into MPKFYCDYCDTYLTHDSPSVRKTHCSGRKHKENVKDYYQKWMEEQAQSLIDKTTAAFQQGKIPPTPFPGGPPPGGPPRPGMLPTPPMGGPPMMPMMGPPPHGMMPGGPGGMRPPMGGPMQMMPGPPHMMRHPRPMMMPVRPGMMRPDR; encoded by the exons ATGCCTAA GTTTTACTGCGATTACTGTGATACTTACCTTACACATGATTCA CCATCAGTGAGGAAGACCCACTGCAGTGGCcggaaacacaaagaaaatgtgaaagacTACTATCAGAAATGGATGGAGGAGCAAGCCCAGAGCCTGATCGATAAAACAA CGGCTGCTTTTCAACAAGGAAAAATTCCTCCCACCCCATTCCCTGGTGGTCCTCCTCCAG GTGGGCCCCCTCGCCCTGGTATGTTGCCAACACCTCCAATGGGAGGGCCTCCTATGATGCCCATGATGGGGCCTCCACCTCATGGGATGATGCCTGGTGGACCTG GTGGCATGAGGCCACCGATGGGAGGACCCATGCAGATGATGCCTGGACCACCGCACATGATGCGTCACCCTCGACCGATGATGATGCCCGTCAGGCCAGGCATGATGCGACCAGACAGATAA